In Glycine soja cultivar W05 chromosome 10, ASM419377v2, whole genome shotgun sequence, the genomic stretch AAACTGATTCAATTTTATTCAAGCCGAACTTATGCAaatgtatatgttttatttataaatttatgatatctcttgtttatatttgtatttctttttaacttatacttatttatgaaatgcatatttaattaaagataatatttGAGTAACTATTTGaataaagatatataaatataattataattaagttgtgaaaatttatttttaatagtctATATCTGAAGAATTAACCTATTATTAGTCATATAATCACTTATAGATgagatatttgatattttttattattatgttggtTGCATagcttgttatttatttaataatttttctttagaaaataaataataaaaaagattaaaatcatGAACGATCTCTTTCAAACTACTTTAAATTGGATTTAATTggaatgaatttaaattttaaagcaaAATTATGGGACAgtaaattagaaaaatcaaagtaTTTAgatcaagtgattttttttcttcaaaattagtTCAATTCAATAACACAAAATACCTCtcatttttagataaaatactgaaatatagtattaaaaataattaatattgcatTAACttttatagtaataataaatataaaatatcttgAGACAAATTTAAAGGACACGTATGAAACCTAGGGAGAAATATGCAATCCGCACAGATGAAAATAACAGTACCAAATTGCAAGCAGCAACGTTGTCCTATCATGTGACCTACTTGCCGGATGCAAATTCTCAAACGGTAACCAAATAATCAATTGtggtatatatatgtatggaaCGCAATAATTCGAAGAGCATAACTTTGTCCACACAGAATAAATCTGTCACATATAATATACCTGCTAAATGCTAACTTCTTACCTTTATAGACCCTGGAGATTTAGTTTATCATGCCAAGTTAGGGAATTATACAAACAAGGGGATCCAATACGTCATTACCACCCTTGCAATGCTTTTAGGACTTTCTTTACGTTATATATATGGGAATATTTGCTAGATATGGAGTTTCAAATCTCAGtactttgaatatttaaatatgagTCTAAGAACAAGATCTTAGATTTCAGAGAATCCTTACATTTCCATATAGAAGTATAATGcagacaaacattttttttatattaaactcatatatttaattaacactaacaatattattcaaaatgcatacaccaaaaaaataacattcaaaATATTGCTGCGAGAGACGCGGTTGATCCAAGACTATCAAAACTCAATCTTTAaatctatcaataaaaaattatttattgttaatttttataaataaaaaaggctcACCAtgtagttctttttatttaaagtaaaaaaaaaaaaaacctctcaAAATTCGCTTTATATCTCATTCATTGTTGGGAAGTCCGTGAGAGATTTCTATTTCCGCAATTAATACTATTTCAAGAGATTACAGTAGTATCTTCTTTTTATATAAGTGAATGCTCTAAAAAAGcataataatactttttttgtgGATTTAATGTACAAAATCAATGCTGCTAAGAATCAAATTGCATGTGTTTggcacaaaaataattaaaaatttaatagaaagctaaaaaaattaattgataactaAAATTTGGTagttgataattaaaaattgttaaattaatttattaaattatgagtatttatggtcttaaaaaattataaatatttactaaaagTATATATAGAAATAGTGATTAATATAAAACGACAGAAATAGATATACTTATGACACtttcataaaaattttaattttattctatgttaatTTGTGTACTAGTCATAtcttgaaatataatttaaaagtagtagaataaataatatagaagtgaaatggttaaaaaaatagaataaaataaaataaataatattttgatgtaTGATAGTGaagtgataaaataaatattgtaaataatataatggttaaaataaaaattgttgtaatgtaaaaatatccaaaatatatatataaatatataaaagaaaataaatatattatctatCTTCATTTGTAATAAAAGGCTCAAAATAATAAGATCATGCCTTAGCTTATGTAAGAaaggtgaaaataataaaactctAATGAGTGTAAGgagagaaacaaaaatatacaagaaaagatgaaaagaaaatttaataaatattttaaaaataaaaaaagaatatatgaaaaactacacggtaacattttaaaaaatatttctgacgtcttaaaaattattacaagtTACTGCAAAGAAATTGTTTACCAAATATTATTGttgtcaaataattttttagttaaaaaaattaaaaattaactgaaatCACGTATCAAACATTAATATTTGTCACAAACAAATCCAGTTTTACATCATACAACATGATTTTTGCCATGTTTGAGAAACATTCCCGAATGTAATTCAGATATACTTCGatgtaacatttttattttcagttaaaaattttacattaaattttactaACAAGTTAATAtaataaggttttttttaacattaatgacttttttttctttctaaattaaCGCTACTGGGTACTTAAAACTCAAACATGAGAATTTTAATTAAGCTATAACAATATCATGTCAGTCCGGtggtttattattttaaatttaattttaatgaaaaattaattttatagacaCAAAACACCTAAATCAAACATTAGAACCCTTTTGTTTACCTACGGGCATTGGCAAACCTAACTGGCGGATTGAAGAGGAACTTATTCTGATATGCCTATCAACATAATATTGTACTGAAATGAGTACAAACATGAATAGTCTAACATTCTCTATCAAATCCTAGTAGTATTGATGCAAGTATGCAGTGGTAGCTATAAAACTTGTTAGGAATTTAATCCTTGATGTcctacacttttttttctttcaaaaattttttcccttatttttttaagtttatgattttattctctatactttttaattaagatattcatcacttaagattaaaaaattattaattttagtctctcattttttaatagagacattttatctttcatttttaaaaaatttataatttgaatcattgtgttaattttaaatgttaatatatGTATTATGTAAATATTGAGTGATACGTGTCTATTTATTATTtgcatgataaatatatttttttaattatttacttgctaactaacttaatttattaaaaaaaattacataagtctaaaattaaaaaaaaaaactaaaatcataaatttttttaaaaagtaaaatacaaagtatctcaattaaaaaaataaaaacttaaaaatatgaaacaaaatgtcttaattaaaaaatatgacaactaaaatcatcaatttgaaaaaataaggataaaaattacattttaacttaattttttaataataaagtaaaattcgTTTCCTTATTAATAACCTAGATGCAAGTACAAAGTGCGAACTATAACATGATTCCCAAAGGCTAAAACACTATCAAATGTACGCAAAAACCATCCCGAAATTTAAACCTTATTTAGTGTAGACAAAATTTGTGATGACAATTGAAGTCATGCTACAAAAGGAAGAGCATAACCCTCCATTTTTTTATCACTCAACTGTGCATGAATCTCATCTTTCTCGAGTGAAAAATTAAAGGTCCCACGTGTCGCTTATTGTGGTCATGCTGAAGATTCCACTCAGTCTGCCTATGATGAATGTTAAAAGAATTCATAAAATTGGTTTGTAGAGTAGAACACACTATTGCTAATCTCATTTCATTAATCCTTTTGGTGGAACTAATTAAAGTGAAATCATGAAATTAAGCTTTAGTTGATAACTTCTAATATCGTATTAAAAACCAAGAACAATAGCTGCGTGTTTGttgcatttattttcttttgggtACACAATGTAGGTCGACATTGACAATGAAACTTCAGAAAGAATCATTGGCTAAGACACTAAGTACCGAATCGAAgaagaggatgaaaaaaaataaaaaagataaataagtaataaaaaaaaaacgggGGAGGGTGGAGTCATTTTCCcctttaaattatcttttggaGATATTAGCATTAGTACGCTCCATGTGACATTAAAATTAGGGGACATGGTGATTTCCTCCAAGATTTTTCTTGCTGTGACATGATATGGTGAGAGAATATGTGCTTAAAGGACCTATATACCTCTCAAATAAGGTTCCTAAAGCACATGATGTTTGGGACAAAATGGTGCATGTGATGGCTGAAAATTGCGTTTCactggcgtcatccaaaccctCTCATCAAAACAGGTTAACGTATGGATACCCAGACTCCACGATTAGCCACTGCCTTCCTCTATTAAGGAATGTCATGCCCAACCTCATCGCTTTCCCTCTCTAACCAACCATCTTCCCCAATTGTGCTGCTATTTCAAATTCTACCAATCATCCTCATTATTCTCTTTTAGGCCCTTTTTATCTTCTTatccctcccccccccccccccccccccccctttccaTCGGAGGTGTAAGTTCATTTCTAGAATTACTTGGAGTCTTTAGAATTAAACTAAACTTTTCACATTATCaaactaatccaaaaaaaaaaaaaattgttatcaaATACTATACTGTCAAAAAAATTAGTAACCAAAAAATTGCACTTTTTTATTGCagttgatttttttcttctttcaattattaaaaCTGATCTAAACCGAATTCAACTGCGCCTTTAAACTACTTTTATTGATTTATAGTAGTAATTTGAACTTTTGATAATGATAAGATATGATTTCATATGCAttggttattttattatgttaaattatatgtttaaatattGTCAATGATGCACTTGTTATCATGTGTGGTCCTTTATTACTTATAGTAgagtaaattcttttttccaATAATTGACTACTTTTATTGATTTCTAGTAGTAATTTGAACTTTTGATAATGATAATATGTGATTTCTAGtaataataaatagtttttcGTCAGTGGTCTAAAGTTTAAGCTTTAACAATTAATTCTACCTGAAATTAACCCCCTAAGTAAAAGCTGGACATAACCTAACAAGGGAAGACAGTAGGaccatattttaatttacatttcTTTCGTTGATAACAGCCATAACACGATGGTGTCTGAGGAATAGTTGGGCAAGCACATGGATGATACTACGTGAGGAAGTCAGTCCATGTAACATGTTACTCTTTTGGGGTCCCTCCCTCCTTTTTGATAGTTACCAGGCAATAGTACTCAGTCCGTACACCACAACTTGTTTTTAGGTTTTCTCTTGCTCTTGCTCTTGATGGAGAGTAGTGTATATTGtacgtgaaaaaaaaaatggctttCAAACGCGTCTTTGATGTGTTACCTGATTAAGAAGCCGTGTATTTTGATATCGAGCTAGCTCACTGCAAACCAATTAACCTTCCATGACCGAGATTCCTAACCCACTCATGTTGCTTTAactgacatatatatatatatatatagctctAGGTGTGACCCCTTCTCTCCATGCTTGGCCAAAATCATCAAAGGTTTTCAACCTAAGACCATTATATGACTTAATTAGACTACGATGACTTAGAATTGACCTCCTTTTGGCAAAAGTTTGATTAAAGTGAACTACTATCTTTTACAAAAGTTTATTTGCACAAACTATAGCAATGAGTACCTGTCTGTTAACTCTTAAGAAAACATCAAATGATCGTGTACTCGTGTATAGTTAACACTAAACAAAgactaacaaatataaaaagacTGGTCAATCATAAACATTCGTCTCTTTTGATATTCATTTTCGCGCAATTCAACATTTTCCTtgattaaataacttaattaagcattcaattaatatattcttattatatcagaatttatattgtaaatttaaaagaatattaaaataatgtattgttgtaaattcaaaaaaaaaagttcttctaaatattttatctaagCTTAAGTATATCTTAACAAGGTGCCTACCATGCATAATTATGGAAAGGTAGAAGCAAATGGATTGCTCACTCACTTATGTAATTTGAATTTCCGACAAGTTccataacaaaatatctaatcAAATCGGTACAATTAAGGTTTGGGCCCCAATGTTTAGTTCGTAAATTTTGTACCATGATAAACTTTTTCTCCCATctgtttcattattattatttttggaagTGTATCTCTGTCTGTTCGAATATCAGTGTTTTCCTTCTCTCAAGGAATTATGCCTCGGAGCTTTCTAGAAACACAAAGAgtataataatgaataaaataaaagcagAAACAAGCGAGCGAGAGAGAGAACAGACGAACGACATCCAATATAACTAATAACTATAATAACTACCCTTCAGAAATTTCAAGCACCAAACTTCCATCCATAAAGCCGAAAACCCTaacagcaaaaagaaaaaaaaagaagatagatAACAGTAGTAGAATAAGTTATGCTCAGATACTAGCTATGTAAAGATTGATCGATACCATAGAAACTTTGGAgactatcaaataatttttcctCATCAGAGACAAAGAGAAAGAGGGAAATGCTCAAAGTATCCATCGCCAAAAATGACTCTTTTCCCACTTTCCTTGCACCTGCTTGGCCTCACAAACTTTGTCACACCAATCTCATCCTCAGCATTTCCAATGTACTCTTCCAAATCCTCTTCTACCACAGCATCTTCTTGGTTCAAGGCTTCATCATCAGCTactccatcatcatcttcataatAAGCTGAGGCCACACTCTCGAAAAGTCGAAGCCTAAGCCTTCCATCGCCGCGCTCAACTTGAAAATAGGGTTGAGGAGAAGAGGAAGTTACAGCTTCCAAGATAAGCCTACCGTCTTCACGATGAGACCTAACTCTGACCCCTCCCATTGAAGTCAAAGGAGGTGGAAAAGTACTACCTCGATTCAATCTTTTAGACTCAGAATTTTTGTTGATTACTGGagtgttgttgttgctccttAAACTAGGGCAACTttcaagtgaaaaaaataaagacatgtCATCAGTGTTATCACTGGAATTGCTACCAGTTTCGCAGCCTAAACTTTCGGTACATAGTTCCAAGCTCTTTGCACTGAGCATTGAAGAGGAGCTCTTAACAGAAGGGTGGACGTAGACATTCTCAATTTGTGGCTCCTTGCAATGAGAAATGTTGGAGAGAGATTGAAAGAAACTCCAGTTTTTTCCATGTGCATCGTTTGTGTTGCTGGGTGGTGGAGTCACTGGAGAGTGTGTGGAAGTGTTGTTGGATTTGGACCCTGGTGGAGCCAACTTGAGTTTAAGCACACGTGGTTCCATGAGCCAGGGTTCGACACTTGATTGCAACCCTTGACAGACACTTGAGtaagacattttattttttattttttttgtgttatccACAATGGAAGGGTCCAAAGGAACAGGGGAGAAACAGAGGAGTTCTGTTTTAGACTAGTGGTgtgagtgaaaaaaattgggttTGGTTGGGGGAAAACAGAGGGGCTTGGATAAAGTGATCAATTTGGTTTGGCTCACACTGAAGATGGGAAAGAGAACGAGGGTGATATATATAGTTGGCCGCTCGCATGTTCCCTCTGTGACTTTTTTATCGTGTAGTGGGAGAGAGGGGTCCCTAACAACACTGAGgagttgatttttcttttcttttcttttctttaaaaaaaaggacaaaacttGGGTGTAGGTTAATTGGTGTTTTAAGTATTTGGGATTATCAAGGGATTTAATTGAACATTATacataagttattataattttttttagactttgatttatacaaataaataaaaatagaatttaatataTTGTATTCGATTCTTATgcacaaataaaaaagtatttaagatTTGGGGttcttatattttcaattttcttaataatgGTTTAGTGTTTTAAGAATTGAAGTCATGCATCACTAATTACCTTAACAAAGGTTTCTAATTAGgttagttaaatttaaattctcatAAAAGAACAATACTAAAACATAGAAGGAATTGTATCTAAAATGAGACACTTATTTTACTGATTTCACATGTTATGAAGAAAAAGTTATATGAGCTTGATTGCATAATTACACAGCAGTAACAGTGTAATTCAAATTGTATCCATTAAATCCCTTGAATTAATTGTGATTATAACTCATAAAGAAGATGTAAGAGTTTTGCAAGAAAGAAACTtcaatttgaaatcaaattgaCAAATTCCTACTTGATAATTTGTGCTAgaattttttcaatatatatgcAAAAATCACTATACTAAAGTCTCATCCCAACATCTCCCTGTGCTTAATTGAGGTGATTAGGTTTAAATTATACATCCGAAGTAGTACTCTAATTTATCAATAATGGCAAACGAAAACTACTAAAATCAATGGCCACAACAATATTTCAACAGTGTCAGTCCAAAGGTAAACTCTGTACTGGAATTCAGATCTCAAAATATTGTACTAGTTGATTGAAAATTTTAGAAGCTAGAGGACTCGCCTGAAATCAAATTGCAggcaataaaataaagaaaaaggtcgACCAAGTGGGGGAGAGGGGGAACACAATTCTTGGGTGGGAGCTTCTTAGTTCAGACAAGCGAATCAACCTAGGACATGTGTAAGATTATGCTAATAAATATAGGTACATTTTTAACATAGCCTATATGAGTTTGTATTGACAAATTATGGTAACACCAcgggaaagaaaaatatagacTATGGTTGCATTGCAAGGAGTTTGAAGTTGAGGCTATCTGTTGAACAGTTCTGTTATTCAAaagaagtttaaaaaataatagtatggTCATTCAGCTTACGATCATTCTTTTGCAAAGTGCGATTTTATTCACTAAATTGAATTCCCCATTAGAGATACCAATTTGCTGACAGTCAGACACAGAAAATTGAAGGGAAATATGAACATGTGGACAAACTTAGAGCATGTATGAAAATCAgatgcaaaattaattttgagacaAAAGTATCagaatctttaattttgtttttattttacttttatccgttaaatttatattagaatCATGACAGTAATTTTAACTCCGAACCAAACAGGTTACTTTAGTAATAAATTTGTTACTACTTACataatttctttcctttcaagATTCAAATAACAGCCACTCTCAAATTTGAGTTGAAAATTGGGTAGGTCCTTCTGATCTGGTCTCCACTTAGTTGCAATACAAGAAGTGGTAGTGAACGCGTTTCTGGCTTTCTGCTGTACGTTTGCTGAACCATCTGATATTCTGAGGGAAGCCATTGAGCTTTTCGTTGAATAAAAGATAGTATTTAAAGTAAACCGACCAAACTAAAAGGAACCAATGGAATAAacagataaatataaatagtgCCTCAATtgctttctatttatttatttaacagaatataatttgtattacacatcttttaaaaacttaaaaaaaatattaattattaccttttaaaatatactcttattttatctatttttttatctatttataataaataatagtaataataaaaataataattgtgatatattaatcatattttttaatttgaccaccatttttaaaattaaataaataagaaatataaaaagtaaaatcttTGAAAAATCTTCATTTTCATGTCTTCTAAGCGAAGAGAGTTCTCTCCTACTCTTATTCACTTCTTTCATCATGAAGATCAGaggtatttttaaatttctttgacTTCTTCCAAcagtcattatttttaaaataccatTCTTCAAAGGGTTTTGTGGAAACATTTTATTACAAATCTCTTTAAAAATCACAGTtaagtcttttttatttataagctaaatagtttaatttattgttataaaagAGCATAtaattttcaccaaaaaaaaaaaaagagcacatAAGACATGCCCATATTACAATCAAACAATATACACCACGTCGCCAGGCTCTCCCAAAGCCAATAAAAAATATGCTTAGCTCAAGAATTTTTATTAACATTGTCAAATAAAAGTTTCAATATCTCTTGGTTATATACCAAAAAGATATTGCTAATgaataagaggaaaaaaaaaaacattctgtTACTTTCCTTCTTTGTCCTTGGCCTTTCTAGTTTCTAGGTTTTCTATTGGCCAAATCTGGACTTAGCAATTGGCCAAAATTGTACGGAAAATGCATAAgagtatattatattcgttaaAACATTCAAGAAAAAACGTTCTTAAACATACACGTTGTATTTGGCTGCTGAGGCATTTTTCATTGCACCCTAAACGGGCAAACTAGGGCAAATTTTGGCTCTGATATGCAACAGTAAATACCACTAATTAACTGTACATATCACTTCCCTAACATCATAATAATCTAATTAAGTGAAAAGCATGAATCAGCAAACCGAGAGGAGAGTCACAAATTCACTGTGTGAATGCATCCACACACTGCACTATTGTGTACGAAGTATCATGGAGTATAAGTTGTCCACTTGCACCAGCGAAGTCAAGAACTCACACACACAAAAGGACCAAGTTGTATCTGTGTGTGGCTCTTATATACTGTGCAGGAGCTTATGCAATCTAGCATAAGACGTGCACCACCTTGTATCATGATCGATAATTAATGACAAATAGACGAGTCATCAGTTCATTATGGCAGATGCAATGAATGAAACAAATGCTATCCTGCACTGCTGCGAATAATCAATCGTTCACCCTAATGGTGAATTTGGCAAAACCGTGGGAATAGTGTTAAAAATAACAGATAAgttcttcataatttttttacccATTGAAATTAAAGACATATACTATGAGAAATCCACACATGATGTGTAAACAATGACAGTTGTGTACCATGATCAGTAGCTAGATACGGATAAGGGTGCATGAAATACATATGATGAGCTACAACAATGTATAAGTTAAAACAATTTACTGTATCCTACTCAACTAATTTAGCTAGATCTTCATATAAATTcttcatataaaattatactaaaatgCATAATTCCTCACTTTCTTTTTACTGTAAAATGCACcccatttaaaaagaaaaagtagcaTGCATAATTTTACactcattttcaaatttatacTAAAATCATGACCCTAAATATTGCAAACAATATTAATCTTCCTTTCACAGGTGGAATAATAACAATCTTCCTTTAACTATTCGTGTCTGGTCATTTATATGATGTCCATCTTACCCTTGGTACTGTGACAATCTTAATTCTTACATATTGATTGGCCTCCCGTACTGATATTGCAATGGTGATTAGGGTGTTTCTCGAtccattataattaataatttgaatttaagaacTTCTGCAAAGTACAAACTTCTCGTCATTATCCTAATCCTAATGCCTtttctccattaattttttttatatagacatAACAGTGGCTCTACACATGCAAATATCCATTTTGCTTCTCAAATTGCAGACATTACCCATGTATAGTACGAGAAGCATTTAAGTGCAGTTAAGTACAAAATCACATGCATTCATTAGAGGTCAACTCAACACAGATTAATTGACTGATATTGTGCGGCTCCCCCCTTAACTTTTTTCACACTACTACATTAGTGGTCAGACAAAGGGGGACATAAGACATCAATTTTACTGTACCCAAGATTAGTTTTGAGACATATAACAATGCTGTCTATAAAGGAATTTTATTCCAATACTAAAGTAACTTATGTTTATAAATGCTGAAATTGATTAAGGCAAGAAGAGAGGGGCCTAGAATACCCTGTGCTGATTTTGGCACATCATACTCACAATGTCTTCTTAACCAGTtgctctctatatatattaagaatttaatttaatgcacGAAAAACAGGGAAGTTAAATGTGAACATGAGGGGAGCCCAAGGGAAACAAATTAATATGAGTAAGGAAATAAAGAGGGGACAAGAATATCTGCGGCCATACACACTTTCTCCCCAAAAGTTCAAGTCTTCATAATCGAATATGCTTACATGATACTCCTTTCATGGTTCTAAATAACCAATCATAGGAAAACATTATAAACCTTTGCCAGGGTTGTGTTCAGATATTTTGGAGCCTTTGGCAGAATTAACGCCCTTTAGTGTaatgtaaattattaaaaataatcatttttctaatttcttgagttgtaaaattatttatgagaattttataataaagtaATTTATCATTTGGCTTCCAATGAATAATATAgttaatttattcaataaatattgTAACATTGTAGATCTAAAGGTAGGAtctaaatgattttaaatttaaaaaataaattataattacaatttatataGGTATTATATACCAATATTAATATTCCATACATATGATCaaaatgaatataatattttaatataacttaATAACTTTATGacgtataaatttattttgttaaaactcCACTCAATACtctgaatttttaaaataaagtaaaaacacCAATATCAAAATGTTTACTAAATTTAatagataataaataataaaaagataggTTTTAATTcatattgaaaataattgattattacaTTGGGTCAGTTATGAATTCCTGCACATTGCCCCATTTACCACACTCCACTTCAATCTCAATTTGAATACCATTCCTCGTTATTTATTTCCCAGAAAAAAATGCAATTGACATTTCACTCTTGCATTTCAactatcataataaaaaaaaattggaatctAACTCacttaaatttttcattaaaaaaaatctatattacaataaaatgaaatagtaaTTAGTGATATAGTCTCAAGAATTGTGGGCATGAGGCAATTGCCTTGACTGCCTTGCCGTATACGCAACTTTGAATTTTGCTAAATTTGCTTTTTAGTATGTGAACCCTAAACCTTCATAGATTTCATTATCATCTATCCTTCTATTTTAGTGTATCGTTTACTAAAGCACAGGTTTGTATTTTATCATTGGTTTTTTCTACGAAGAAAGGTAATAGATTCTCTTTTCATGTGAATCAACTAGATGTAGTGCAGTTCATcgacaaaaatattttagattttatttagttaaaatatttttaaaatttaacatgttatacTATCAATTGGAGATTTGTAATTGAGTATATATAGTGAGAGGAACTAATCCCCCAAATGATGacaaacaaaagtttaaattttcattatgaGAAATACCTACATTTTGTACCTAATCATGTCTTAAACATGATTGTCTACAAAGAGAATACATGTGAAGAACCCAAAGAAAAAACTAATATGTtacatatcataaaaataaaaaatgaaaacaataatgatATTTGCTATAGAGTATATAACTTTGGTGTATATGCTAAAACTATTAACAAACA encodes the following:
- the LOC114370972 gene encoding protein FANTASTIC FOUR 2-like, whose protein sequence is MSYSSVCQGLQSSVEPWLMEPRVLKLKLAPPGSKSNNTSTHSPVTPPPSNTNDAHGKNWSFFQSLSNISHCKEPQIENVYVHPSVKSSSSMLSAKSLELCTESLGCETGSNSSDNTDDMSLFFSLESCPSLRSNNNTPVINKNSESKRLNRGSTFPPPLTSMGGVRVRSHREDGRLILEAVTSSSPQPYFQVERGDGRLRLRLFESVASAYYEDDDGVADDEALNQEDAVVEEDLEEYIGNAEDEIGVTKFVRPSRCKESGKRVIFGDGYFEHFPLSLCL